In a genomic window of Glycine max cultivar Williams 82 chromosome 13, Glycine_max_v4.0, whole genome shotgun sequence:
- the LOC100803851 gene encoding uncharacterized protein isoform X8 — translation MWREIEDEQVVRQVQGRPGEVQRSDGLVVDLSQENLPDSSNQREEHMIEDAVLGENDSETWSQSQNEFHDEQEELNNSSRENSSDFGVVERERVRQIFREWMNSGSRDHASNHSQGNNSRGEWLGETEQERVSAIREWVQMSSQQRGVSSGESREEQSSEIGTQIECVRDGFVVNQNEGQHQTEHTRRGIRKLRGRQVFLDMLKKAEMERQREVQELLNHRVVSHFPHRNRIQALLRGRFLRNDRSIDNNKSTSIAESELGLLRQKQTVSGLREGFVFRKDNFGCSQATSNTSDTSSEDDIDVNTIEETGASSSQAVPTVHSQQSEPNNRVSDGLEISGDQICSQGTICENLDRQGSSAHVETRDLESSSSTRFEREDGTGGNVDTMPTEDPSNGLTQPSLQIEDTDQGNMHELSEVHTEQSQRGDIINDESDIVDDVDLIESIALEGEQQEEVIIENDGSVWHQSVDDNQLGSTTNEWPQNILGGEDGENSRMQEQEAPEVWQEDGGFQEAVEIWLGGPSDNEVAPVGRIHGFYFPEDDNVYSVELRELLSRRSVSNLLGSSFRESLDQLIQSYVERQGHAHVEWELQETTPSPLAEQVSRQHSRDPIVSPQATVNSSLDRPLPPTPPPQPLWDRHSRHDNWSQSDINNQRLGIVRSFAGHNCFSLADEWDIVNDLRIDMVRLQQRMNNMQRMLEACMDMQLELQRSIRQEVSAALNRSTGSSDDQVEFITGIHDGVSTDDKSKWECVRKGLCCICCESNIDSLLYRCGHMCTCSKCANDLLQSRRKCPMCQAPVVEVIRAYSIQ, via the exons ATGTGGCGAGAGATTGAAGATGAGCAGGTAGTCAGACAAGTTCAAGGAAGACCCGGGGAGGTACAAAGGAGTGATGGGTTGGTTGTGGACCTCTCACAGGAAAATTTGCCCGACAGCAGCAACCAGAGGGAAGAGCATATGATAGAGGATGCAGTTTTGGGTGAGAATGATTCTGAAACCTggtcacaaagtcagaatgagTTCCATGATGAACAGGAGGAATTAAACAATTCTAGCCGTGAAAACTCCTCTGATTTTGGAGTAGTTGAAAGGGAAAGAGTGAGGCAAATATTCAGGGAATGGATGAATAGTGGTTCTAGGGATCATGCATCAAATCATTCCCAAGGAAATAATTCAAGGGGAGAATGGCTTGGGGAAACTGAGCAGGAAAGGGTGAGTGCCATAAGGGAGTGGGTACAGATGAGCAGCCAGCAGAGAGGCGTTTCTTCTGGGGAAAGTAGGGAAGAACAATCTTCTGAAATTGGTACCCAAATCGAATGCGTTCGTGATGGATTTGTTGTTAATCAGAATGAGGGCCAACACCAAACTGAGCATACACGGCGGGGAATCCGTAAATTACGTGGTCGACAGGTGTTTCTTGATATGCTTAAGAAAGCTGAGATGGAAAggcaaagagaagttcaagaaTTGTTGAACCATCGAGTTGTATCTCATTTTCCCCATCGCAATCGCATACAG gCCTTGCTTAGAGGCAGGTTCTTGAGAAATGACAGATCGATTGATAATAACAAGTCCACTTCCATTGCAGAAAGTGAATTAGGCTTATTGAGACAAAAGCAGACTGTATCAGGTCTAAG GGAAGGTTTCGTTTTTAGAAAGGACAATTTTGGTTGCAGTCAAGCAACCAGTAACACATCTGATACCTCATCTGAGGACGATATTGATGTTAATACTATTGAAGAAACTGGAGCTAGCAGCTCACAAGCAGTCCCAACTGTACATTCTCAACAATCTGAACCTAATAACAGGGTAAGTGACGGACTTGAGATATCAGGTGATCAGATTTGTTCACAAGGAACCATTTGTGAGAATTTAGATCGGCAAGGCTCTTCTGCTCATGTGGAAACAAGAGATTTGGAATCATCTTCTAGTACCAGGTTTGAAAGAGAAGATGGCACTGGAGGAAATGTTGATACGATGCCAACTGAAGATCCTTCTAATGGCCTTACTCAACCAAGCTTGCAAATTGAAGATACAGACCAAGGCAATATGCATGAGTTAAGTGAGGTACATACTGAGCAATCTCAGCGGGGTGATATAATTAATGATGAAAGCGATATAGTTGATGATGTAGATTTGATTGAATCTATTGCTCTGGAAGGGGAGCAACAGGAAGAAGTTATTATTGAAAATGACGGAAGTGTCTGGCATCAAAGTGTGGATGATAATCAGCTCGGTAGCACAACAAATGAATGGCCCCAAAACATATTGGGAGGTGAAGATGGAGAAAATTCTCGTATGCAGGAGCAAGAAGCCCCTGAAGTGTGGCAAGAGGATGGTGGCTTTCAAGAAGCTGTGGAAATTTGGTTAGGAGGACCATCTGATAATGAAGTAGCTCCAGTTGGTAGAATTCATGGATTTTATTTTCCTGAAGATGACAATGTATACAGTGTTGAGCTCAGGGAATTGCTAAGTAG GAGAAGTGTCTCAAACCTCCTTGGCAGCAGTTTTCGTGAAAGTCTTGACCAGTTAATACAATCATATGTTGAAAGGCAAGGTCATGCTCACGTTGAATGGGAGCTGCAAGAGACAACCCCTTCCCCCTTGGCAGAACAAGTCTCACGGCAACACAGTAGGGATCCAATAGTTAGTCCTCAGGCTACTGTTAATAGCTCACTTGACCGACCCTTGCCACCAACACCTCCGCCTCAGCCTTTATGGGATCGGCACTCACGTCATGACAATTGGTCACAGAGTGACATAAATAATCAGCGCTTAGGAATTGTGCGTTCATTTGCAGGACATAACTGCTTTTCTTTAGCTGAT GAGTGGGATATTGTTAATGACTTGAGAATTGACATGGTTAGGCTACAGCAAAGGATGAATAATATGCAGAGAATGCTGGAGGCCTGTATGGATATGCAACTTGAGTTGCAACGCTCAATAAGACAAGAAGTCTCTGCAGCCCTAAATCGCTCAACTGGTTCATCAG ATGACCAAGTGGAATTCATCACAGGAATACATGACGGTGTTTCAACAGACGATAAATCTAAATGGGAATGTGTGAGGAAAGGACTTTGCTGTATATGCTGCGAAAGCAATATTGATTCTTTGTTGTACAG ATGTGGGCACATGTGCACATGTTCAAAATGTGCTAATGATTTGCTCCAAAGTAGAAGAAAGTGTCCAATGTGTCAAGCACCAGTGGTGGAAGTGATACGAGCTTATTCTATACAATAG
- the LOC100803851 gene encoding uncharacterized protein isoform X3, with protein MAVAGVHNVTVLESTFLRESHSQPSGRQGDGGRGGTRSPSVLQMWREIEDEQVVRQVQGRPGEVQRSDGLVVDLSQENLPDSSNQREEHMIEDAVLGENDSETWSQSQNEFHDEQEELNNSSRENSSDFGVVERERVRQIFREWMNSGSRDHASNHSQGNNSRGEWLGETEQERVSAIREWVQMSSQQRGVSSGESREEQSSEIGTQIECVRDGFVVNQNEGQHQTEHTRRGIRKLRGRQVFLDMLKKAEMERQREVQELLNHRVVSHFPHRNRIQALLRGRFLRNDRSIDNNKSTSIAESELGLLRQKQTVSGLREGFVFRKDNFGCSQATSNTSDTSSEDDIDVNTIEETGASSSQAVPTVHSQQSEPNNRVSDGLEISGDQICSQGTICENLDRQGSSAHVETRDLESSSSTRFEREDGTGGNVDTMPTEDPSNGLTQPSLQIEDTDQGNMHELSEVHTEQSQRGDIINDESDIVDDVDLIESIALEGEQQEEVIIENDGSVWHQSVDDNQLGSTTNEWPQNILGGEDGENSRMQEQEAPEVWQEDGGFQEAVEIWLGGPSDNEVAPVGRIHGFYFPEDDNVYSVELRELLSRRSVSNLLGSSFRESLDQLIQSYVERQGHAHVEWELQETTPSPLAEQVSRQHSRDPIVSPQATVNSSLDRPLPPTPPPQPLWDRHSRHDNWSQSDINNQRLGIEWDIVNDLRIDMVRLQQRMNNMQRMLEACMDMQLELQRSIRQEVSAALNRSTGSSDDQVEFITGIHDGVSTDDKSKWECVRKGLCCICCESNIDSLLYRCGHMCTCSKCANDLLQSRRKCPMCQAPVVEVIRAYSIQ; from the exons ATGGCAGTTGCTGGTGTGCATAATGTGACTGTGCTCGAATCTACTTTCCTAAGGGAATCCCATTCCCAGCCATCTGGGAGGCAAGGAGATGGAGGGAGGGGAGGCACCCGGTCACCTTCGGTCTTGCAAATGTGGCGAGAGATTGAAGATGAGCAGGTAGTCAGACAAGTTCAAGGAAGACCCGGGGAGGTACAAAGGAGTGATGGGTTGGTTGTGGACCTCTCACAGGAAAATTTGCCCGACAGCAGCAACCAGAGGGAAGAGCATATGATAGAGGATGCAGTTTTGGGTGAGAATGATTCTGAAACCTggtcacaaagtcagaatgagTTCCATGATGAACAGGAGGAATTAAACAATTCTAGCCGTGAAAACTCCTCTGATTTTGGAGTAGTTGAAAGGGAAAGAGTGAGGCAAATATTCAGGGAATGGATGAATAGTGGTTCTAGGGATCATGCATCAAATCATTCCCAAGGAAATAATTCAAGGGGAGAATGGCTTGGGGAAACTGAGCAGGAAAGGGTGAGTGCCATAAGGGAGTGGGTACAGATGAGCAGCCAGCAGAGAGGCGTTTCTTCTGGGGAAAGTAGGGAAGAACAATCTTCTGAAATTGGTACCCAAATCGAATGCGTTCGTGATGGATTTGTTGTTAATCAGAATGAGGGCCAACACCAAACTGAGCATACACGGCGGGGAATCCGTAAATTACGTGGTCGACAGGTGTTTCTTGATATGCTTAAGAAAGCTGAGATGGAAAggcaaagagaagttcaagaaTTGTTGAACCATCGAGTTGTATCTCATTTTCCCCATCGCAATCGCATACAG gCCTTGCTTAGAGGCAGGTTCTTGAGAAATGACAGATCGATTGATAATAACAAGTCCACTTCCATTGCAGAAAGTGAATTAGGCTTATTGAGACAAAAGCAGACTGTATCAGGTCTAAG GGAAGGTTTCGTTTTTAGAAAGGACAATTTTGGTTGCAGTCAAGCAACCAGTAACACATCTGATACCTCATCTGAGGACGATATTGATGTTAATACTATTGAAGAAACTGGAGCTAGCAGCTCACAAGCAGTCCCAACTGTACATTCTCAACAATCTGAACCTAATAACAGGGTAAGTGACGGACTTGAGATATCAGGTGATCAGATTTGTTCACAAGGAACCATTTGTGAGAATTTAGATCGGCAAGGCTCTTCTGCTCATGTGGAAACAAGAGATTTGGAATCATCTTCTAGTACCAGGTTTGAAAGAGAAGATGGCACTGGAGGAAATGTTGATACGATGCCAACTGAAGATCCTTCTAATGGCCTTACTCAACCAAGCTTGCAAATTGAAGATACAGACCAAGGCAATATGCATGAGTTAAGTGAGGTACATACTGAGCAATCTCAGCGGGGTGATATAATTAATGATGAAAGCGATATAGTTGATGATGTAGATTTGATTGAATCTATTGCTCTGGAAGGGGAGCAACAGGAAGAAGTTATTATTGAAAATGACGGAAGTGTCTGGCATCAAAGTGTGGATGATAATCAGCTCGGTAGCACAACAAATGAATGGCCCCAAAACATATTGGGAGGTGAAGATGGAGAAAATTCTCGTATGCAGGAGCAAGAAGCCCCTGAAGTGTGGCAAGAGGATGGTGGCTTTCAAGAAGCTGTGGAAATTTGGTTAGGAGGACCATCTGATAATGAAGTAGCTCCAGTTGGTAGAATTCATGGATTTTATTTTCCTGAAGATGACAATGTATACAGTGTTGAGCTCAGGGAATTGCTAAGTAG GAGAAGTGTCTCAAACCTCCTTGGCAGCAGTTTTCGTGAAAGTCTTGACCAGTTAATACAATCATATGTTGAAAGGCAAGGTCATGCTCACGTTGAATGGGAGCTGCAAGAGACAACCCCTTCCCCCTTGGCAGAACAAGTCTCACGGCAACACAGTAGGGATCCAATAGTTAGTCCTCAGGCTACTGTTAATAGCTCACTTGACCGACCCTTGCCACCAACACCTCCGCCTCAGCCTTTATGGGATCGGCACTCACGTCATGACAATTGGTCACAGAGTGACATAAATAATCAGCGCTTAGGAATT GAGTGGGATATTGTTAATGACTTGAGAATTGACATGGTTAGGCTACAGCAAAGGATGAATAATATGCAGAGAATGCTGGAGGCCTGTATGGATATGCAACTTGAGTTGCAACGCTCAATAAGACAAGAAGTCTCTGCAGCCCTAAATCGCTCAACTGGTTCATCAG ATGACCAAGTGGAATTCATCACAGGAATACATGACGGTGTTTCAACAGACGATAAATCTAAATGGGAATGTGTGAGGAAAGGACTTTGCTGTATATGCTGCGAAAGCAATATTGATTCTTTGTTGTACAG ATGTGGGCACATGTGCACATGTTCAAAATGTGCTAATGATTTGCTCCAAAGTAGAAGAAAGTGTCCAATGTGTCAAGCACCAGTGGTGGAAGTGATACGAGCTTATTCTATACAATAG
- the LOC100803851 gene encoding uncharacterized protein isoform X1 translates to MAVAGVHNVTVLESTFLRESHSQPSGRQGDGGRGGTRSPSVLQMWREIEDEQVVRQVQGRPGEVQRSDGLVVDLSQENLPDSSNQREEHMIEDAVLGENDSETWSQSQNEFHDEQEELNNSSRENSSDFGVVERERVRQIFREWMNSGSRDHASNHSQGNNSRGEWLGETEQERVSAIREWVQMSSQQRGVSSGESREEQSSEIGTQIECVRDGFVVNQNEGQHQTEHTRRGIRKLRGRQVFLDMLKKAEMERQREVQELLNHRVVSHFPHRNRIQALLRGRFLRNDRSIDNNKSTSIAESELGLLRQKQTVSGLREGFVFRKDNFGCSQATSNTSDTSSEDDIDVNTIEETGASSSQAVPTVHSQQSEPNNRVSDGLEISGDQICSQGTICENLDRQGSSAHVETRDLESSSSTRFEREDGTGGNVDTMPTEDPSNGLTQPSLQIEDTDQGNMHELSEVHTEQSQRGDIINDESDIVDDVDLIESIALEGEQQEEVIIENDGSVWHQSVDDNQLGSTTNEWPQNILGGEDGENSRMQEQEAPEVWQEDGGFQEAVEIWLGGPSDNEVAPVGRIHGFYFPEDDNVYSVELRELLSRRSVSNLLGSSFRESLDQLIQSYVERQGHAHVEWELQETTPSPLAEQVSRQHSRDPIVSPQATVNSSLDRPLPPTPPPQPLWDRHSRHDNWSQSDINNQRLGIVRSFAGHNCFSLADEWDIVNDLRIDMVRLQQRMNNMQRMLEACMDMQLELQRSIRQEVSAALNRSTGSSDDQVEFITGIHDGVSTDDKSKWECVRKGLCCICCESNIDSLLYRCGHMCTCSKCANDLLQSRRKCPMCQAPVVEVIRAYSIQ, encoded by the exons ATGGCAGTTGCTGGTGTGCATAATGTGACTGTGCTCGAATCTACTTTCCTAAGGGAATCCCATTCCCAGCCATCTGGGAGGCAAGGAGATGGAGGGAGGGGAGGCACCCGGTCACCTTCGGTCTTGCAAATGTGGCGAGAGATTGAAGATGAGCAGGTAGTCAGACAAGTTCAAGGAAGACCCGGGGAGGTACAAAGGAGTGATGGGTTGGTTGTGGACCTCTCACAGGAAAATTTGCCCGACAGCAGCAACCAGAGGGAAGAGCATATGATAGAGGATGCAGTTTTGGGTGAGAATGATTCTGAAACCTggtcacaaagtcagaatgagTTCCATGATGAACAGGAGGAATTAAACAATTCTAGCCGTGAAAACTCCTCTGATTTTGGAGTAGTTGAAAGGGAAAGAGTGAGGCAAATATTCAGGGAATGGATGAATAGTGGTTCTAGGGATCATGCATCAAATCATTCCCAAGGAAATAATTCAAGGGGAGAATGGCTTGGGGAAACTGAGCAGGAAAGGGTGAGTGCCATAAGGGAGTGGGTACAGATGAGCAGCCAGCAGAGAGGCGTTTCTTCTGGGGAAAGTAGGGAAGAACAATCTTCTGAAATTGGTACCCAAATCGAATGCGTTCGTGATGGATTTGTTGTTAATCAGAATGAGGGCCAACACCAAACTGAGCATACACGGCGGGGAATCCGTAAATTACGTGGTCGACAGGTGTTTCTTGATATGCTTAAGAAAGCTGAGATGGAAAggcaaagagaagttcaagaaTTGTTGAACCATCGAGTTGTATCTCATTTTCCCCATCGCAATCGCATACAG gCCTTGCTTAGAGGCAGGTTCTTGAGAAATGACAGATCGATTGATAATAACAAGTCCACTTCCATTGCAGAAAGTGAATTAGGCTTATTGAGACAAAAGCAGACTGTATCAGGTCTAAG GGAAGGTTTCGTTTTTAGAAAGGACAATTTTGGTTGCAGTCAAGCAACCAGTAACACATCTGATACCTCATCTGAGGACGATATTGATGTTAATACTATTGAAGAAACTGGAGCTAGCAGCTCACAAGCAGTCCCAACTGTACATTCTCAACAATCTGAACCTAATAACAGGGTAAGTGACGGACTTGAGATATCAGGTGATCAGATTTGTTCACAAGGAACCATTTGTGAGAATTTAGATCGGCAAGGCTCTTCTGCTCATGTGGAAACAAGAGATTTGGAATCATCTTCTAGTACCAGGTTTGAAAGAGAAGATGGCACTGGAGGAAATGTTGATACGATGCCAACTGAAGATCCTTCTAATGGCCTTACTCAACCAAGCTTGCAAATTGAAGATACAGACCAAGGCAATATGCATGAGTTAAGTGAGGTACATACTGAGCAATCTCAGCGGGGTGATATAATTAATGATGAAAGCGATATAGTTGATGATGTAGATTTGATTGAATCTATTGCTCTGGAAGGGGAGCAACAGGAAGAAGTTATTATTGAAAATGACGGAAGTGTCTGGCATCAAAGTGTGGATGATAATCAGCTCGGTAGCACAACAAATGAATGGCCCCAAAACATATTGGGAGGTGAAGATGGAGAAAATTCTCGTATGCAGGAGCAAGAAGCCCCTGAAGTGTGGCAAGAGGATGGTGGCTTTCAAGAAGCTGTGGAAATTTGGTTAGGAGGACCATCTGATAATGAAGTAGCTCCAGTTGGTAGAATTCATGGATTTTATTTTCCTGAAGATGACAATGTATACAGTGTTGAGCTCAGGGAATTGCTAAGTAG GAGAAGTGTCTCAAACCTCCTTGGCAGCAGTTTTCGTGAAAGTCTTGACCAGTTAATACAATCATATGTTGAAAGGCAAGGTCATGCTCACGTTGAATGGGAGCTGCAAGAGACAACCCCTTCCCCCTTGGCAGAACAAGTCTCACGGCAACACAGTAGGGATCCAATAGTTAGTCCTCAGGCTACTGTTAATAGCTCACTTGACCGACCCTTGCCACCAACACCTCCGCCTCAGCCTTTATGGGATCGGCACTCACGTCATGACAATTGGTCACAGAGTGACATAAATAATCAGCGCTTAGGAATTGTGCGTTCATTTGCAGGACATAACTGCTTTTCTTTAGCTGAT GAGTGGGATATTGTTAATGACTTGAGAATTGACATGGTTAGGCTACAGCAAAGGATGAATAATATGCAGAGAATGCTGGAGGCCTGTATGGATATGCAACTTGAGTTGCAACGCTCAATAAGACAAGAAGTCTCTGCAGCCCTAAATCGCTCAACTGGTTCATCAG ATGACCAAGTGGAATTCATCACAGGAATACATGACGGTGTTTCAACAGACGATAAATCTAAATGGGAATGTGTGAGGAAAGGACTTTGCTGTATATGCTGCGAAAGCAATATTGATTCTTTGTTGTACAG ATGTGGGCACATGTGCACATGTTCAAAATGTGCTAATGATTTGCTCCAAAGTAGAAGAAAGTGTCCAATGTGTCAAGCACCAGTGGTGGAAGTGATACGAGCTTATTCTATACAATAG
- the LOC100803851 gene encoding uncharacterized protein isoform X9, translated as MWREIEDEQVVRQVQGRPGEVQRSDGLVVDLSQENLPDSSNQREEHMIEDAVLGENDSETWSQSQNEFHDEQEELNNSSRENSSDFGVVERERVRQIFREWMNSGSRDHASNHSQGNNSRGEWLGETEQERVSAIREWVQMSSQQRGVSSGESREEQSSEIGTQIECVRDGFVVNQNEGQHQTEHTRRGIRKLRGRQVFLDMLKKAEMERQREVQELLNHRVVSHFPHRNRIQALLRGRFLRNDRSIDNNKSTSIAESELGLLRQKQTVSGLREGFVFRKDNFGCSQATSNTSDTSSEDDIDVNTIEETGASSSQAVPTVHSQQSEPNNRVSDGLEISGDQICSQGTICENLDRQGSSAHVETRDLESSSSTRFEREDGTGGNVDTMPTEDPSNGLTQPSLQIEDTDQGNMHELSEVHTEQSQRGDIINDESDIVDDVDLIESIALEGEQQEEVIIENDGSVWHQSVDDNQLGSTTNEWPQNILGGEDGENSRMQEQEAPEVWQEDGGFQEAVEIWLGGPSDNEVAPVGRIHGFYFPEDDNVYSVELRELLSRRSVSNLLGSSFRESLDQLIQSYVERQGHAHVEWELQETTPSPLAEQVSRQHSRDPIVSPQATVNSSLDRPLPPTPPPQPLWDRHSRHDNWSQSDINNQRLGIEWDIVNDLRIDMVRLQQRMNNMQRMLEACMDMQLELQRSIRQEVSAALNRSTGSSDDQVEFITGIHDGVSTDDKSKWECVRKGLCCICCESNIDSLLYRCGHMCTCSKCANDLLQSRRKCPMCQAPVVEVIRAYSIQ; from the exons ATGTGGCGAGAGATTGAAGATGAGCAGGTAGTCAGACAAGTTCAAGGAAGACCCGGGGAGGTACAAAGGAGTGATGGGTTGGTTGTGGACCTCTCACAGGAAAATTTGCCCGACAGCAGCAACCAGAGGGAAGAGCATATGATAGAGGATGCAGTTTTGGGTGAGAATGATTCTGAAACCTggtcacaaagtcagaatgagTTCCATGATGAACAGGAGGAATTAAACAATTCTAGCCGTGAAAACTCCTCTGATTTTGGAGTAGTTGAAAGGGAAAGAGTGAGGCAAATATTCAGGGAATGGATGAATAGTGGTTCTAGGGATCATGCATCAAATCATTCCCAAGGAAATAATTCAAGGGGAGAATGGCTTGGGGAAACTGAGCAGGAAAGGGTGAGTGCCATAAGGGAGTGGGTACAGATGAGCAGCCAGCAGAGAGGCGTTTCTTCTGGGGAAAGTAGGGAAGAACAATCTTCTGAAATTGGTACCCAAATCGAATGCGTTCGTGATGGATTTGTTGTTAATCAGAATGAGGGCCAACACCAAACTGAGCATACACGGCGGGGAATCCGTAAATTACGTGGTCGACAGGTGTTTCTTGATATGCTTAAGAAAGCTGAGATGGAAAggcaaagagaagttcaagaaTTGTTGAACCATCGAGTTGTATCTCATTTTCCCCATCGCAATCGCATACAG gCCTTGCTTAGAGGCAGGTTCTTGAGAAATGACAGATCGATTGATAATAACAAGTCCACTTCCATTGCAGAAAGTGAATTAGGCTTATTGAGACAAAAGCAGACTGTATCAGGTCTAAG GGAAGGTTTCGTTTTTAGAAAGGACAATTTTGGTTGCAGTCAAGCAACCAGTAACACATCTGATACCTCATCTGAGGACGATATTGATGTTAATACTATTGAAGAAACTGGAGCTAGCAGCTCACAAGCAGTCCCAACTGTACATTCTCAACAATCTGAACCTAATAACAGGGTAAGTGACGGACTTGAGATATCAGGTGATCAGATTTGTTCACAAGGAACCATTTGTGAGAATTTAGATCGGCAAGGCTCTTCTGCTCATGTGGAAACAAGAGATTTGGAATCATCTTCTAGTACCAGGTTTGAAAGAGAAGATGGCACTGGAGGAAATGTTGATACGATGCCAACTGAAGATCCTTCTAATGGCCTTACTCAACCAAGCTTGCAAATTGAAGATACAGACCAAGGCAATATGCATGAGTTAAGTGAGGTACATACTGAGCAATCTCAGCGGGGTGATATAATTAATGATGAAAGCGATATAGTTGATGATGTAGATTTGATTGAATCTATTGCTCTGGAAGGGGAGCAACAGGAAGAAGTTATTATTGAAAATGACGGAAGTGTCTGGCATCAAAGTGTGGATGATAATCAGCTCGGTAGCACAACAAATGAATGGCCCCAAAACATATTGGGAGGTGAAGATGGAGAAAATTCTCGTATGCAGGAGCAAGAAGCCCCTGAAGTGTGGCAAGAGGATGGTGGCTTTCAAGAAGCTGTGGAAATTTGGTTAGGAGGACCATCTGATAATGAAGTAGCTCCAGTTGGTAGAATTCATGGATTTTATTTTCCTGAAGATGACAATGTATACAGTGTTGAGCTCAGGGAATTGCTAAGTAG GAGAAGTGTCTCAAACCTCCTTGGCAGCAGTTTTCGTGAAAGTCTTGACCAGTTAATACAATCATATGTTGAAAGGCAAGGTCATGCTCACGTTGAATGGGAGCTGCAAGAGACAACCCCTTCCCCCTTGGCAGAACAAGTCTCACGGCAACACAGTAGGGATCCAATAGTTAGTCCTCAGGCTACTGTTAATAGCTCACTTGACCGACCCTTGCCACCAACACCTCCGCCTCAGCCTTTATGGGATCGGCACTCACGTCATGACAATTGGTCACAGAGTGACATAAATAATCAGCGCTTAGGAATT GAGTGGGATATTGTTAATGACTTGAGAATTGACATGGTTAGGCTACAGCAAAGGATGAATAATATGCAGAGAATGCTGGAGGCCTGTATGGATATGCAACTTGAGTTGCAACGCTCAATAAGACAAGAAGTCTCTGCAGCCCTAAATCGCTCAACTGGTTCATCAG ATGACCAAGTGGAATTCATCACAGGAATACATGACGGTGTTTCAACAGACGATAAATCTAAATGGGAATGTGTGAGGAAAGGACTTTGCTGTATATGCTGCGAAAGCAATATTGATTCTTTGTTGTACAG ATGTGGGCACATGTGCACATGTTCAAAATGTGCTAATGATTTGCTCCAAAGTAGAAGAAAGTGTCCAATGTGTCAAGCACCAGTGGTGGAAGTGATACGAGCTTATTCTATACAATAG